The Niastella koreensis GR20-10 genome includes a window with the following:
- a CDS encoding aspartate-semialdehyde dehydrogenase, whose amino-acid sequence MKVAVVGATGLVGTKMLQVLAERNFPVTELLPVASEKSVGKEVEYKGKKFKVVSMTDAIAAKPAVALFSAGGSTSLEWAPKFAEAGITVIDNSSAWRMDPTKKLVVPEVNAHVLSAADKIIANPNCSTIQMVVALQPLHKKYNINRIVVSTYQSVTGTGKKAVDQLMGERQKAVKSANGEYPMAYKYPIDLNVIPQIDVFLDNGYTKEEMKMVNETKKIMGDDAIRVTATTVRIPVMGGHSESVNVEFSKDYELGEVKQLLQTAPGVVVVDDPANQQYPMPMDAHEKDEVFVGRLRRDETQPNTLNMWIVSDNLRKGAATNAVQIAEYLMGKGLLK is encoded by the coding sequence ATGAAAGTTGCGGTTGTAGGTGCCACCGGTTTAGTGGGTACCAAAATGTTACAGGTATTGGCCGAGCGTAATTTCCCGGTTACAGAATTGTTACCCGTAGCCTCTGAAAAGTCTGTAGGTAAGGAAGTTGAATACAAAGGAAAGAAGTTCAAGGTAGTTAGCATGACAGATGCTATTGCCGCAAAACCTGCTGTAGCCTTGTTTTCAGCTGGTGGCAGCACCTCCCTGGAGTGGGCGCCTAAATTTGCTGAAGCCGGCATTACAGTTATCGATAACTCTTCGGCCTGGCGTATGGACCCTACCAAAAAGCTGGTAGTGCCTGAAGTAAATGCACATGTATTGAGTGCGGCCGACAAGATCATTGCCAACCCCAACTGCTCCACCATTCAAATGGTAGTGGCTTTGCAACCTTTGCATAAAAAATATAACATCAACCGTATTGTTGTATCTACCTACCAGAGTGTTACCGGTACTGGTAAAAAAGCGGTTGACCAGCTGATGGGCGAACGTCAGAAAGCTGTGAAAAGCGCCAATGGTGAATACCCAATGGCTTATAAATACCCCATTGACCTGAACGTTATTCCCCAAATCGACGTTTTCCTCGATAATGGCTATACGAAAGAGGAGATGAAAATGGTGAACGAAACCAAGAAGATCATGGGCGATGATGCCATTCGCGTAACTGCTACTACTGTTCGTATTCCGGTTATGGGCGGGCATAGCGAAAGCGTGAACGTGGAGTTCTCTAAAGACTATGAACTGGGCGAAGTAAAACAACTGTTACAAACTGCCCCTGGTGTGGTGGTGGTTGATGACCCTGCTAACCAACAATACCCCATGCCAATGGATGCGCATGAAAAAGACGAAGTGTTTGTAGGTAGATTGCGCCGGGATGAAACCCAGCCTAATACCCTGAACATGTGGATCGTTAGCGATAACCTGCGTAAGGGGGCTGCTACCAATGCGGTTCAGATTGCCGAGTACCTGATGGGGAAAGGGTTGTTGAAATAA
- a CDS encoding 6-phosphofructokinase encodes MWRIVAFIKGKKKAKGKGQKAKGKRQKAKGKGQKAKGKRQKAKGKRQKAKGKRQKAKGKRQKAKGKRQKAKGKRQKAKGKRQKAKGKRQKAKGKRQKAKNFGRRKIGY; translated from the coding sequence ATGTGGAGGATTGTAGCATTTATCAAAGGTAAGAAAAAGGCAAAAGGCAAAGGGCAAAAGGCAAAAGGCAAAAGGCAAAAGGCAAAAGGCAAAGGGCAAAAGGCAAAAGGCAAAAGGCAAAAGGCAAAAGGCAAAAGGCAAAAGGCAAAAGGCAAAAGGCAAAAGGCAAAAGGCAAAAGGCAAAAGGCAAAAGGCAAAAGGCAAAAGGCAAAAGGCAAAAGGCAAAAGGCAAAAGGCAAAAGGCAAAAGGCAAAAGGCAAAAGGCAAAAGGCAAAAGGCAAAAGGCAAAAGGCAAAGAACTTCGGGCGGCGCAAGATCGGTTATTAA
- a CDS encoding TetR/AcrR family transcriptional regulator, translating to MAKIKRNRNGTRKDVIIAKAAKLFREKGFSATSMRDLAEHVGVEAASLYNHISSKAEILQEICFKTANNFMSHIEEVDANPNKTAIEKIQEILRFHIKQMLDNYEEVYVSDREWKHLTDPYLSNMQSQRRAYRQRIASVIEEGIRKGEIKPIDAPTAVLIMLHAVSGIESWHRSKKKIAGEVLEDNMVQILVDGLRKQA from the coding sequence ATGGCTAAAATTAAAAGGAACAGAAACGGTACACGTAAAGACGTAATTATCGCCAAAGCAGCCAAGCTGTTTCGCGAAAAAGGTTTCAGCGCTACTTCCATGCGCGACTTGGCCGAACATGTAGGCGTAGAGGCCGCCAGCCTGTACAACCACATCAGTTCAAAAGCCGAGATATTACAGGAGATCTGTTTTAAAACGGCTAACAATTTCATGTCGCATATTGAGGAAGTAGACGCCAATCCCAATAAAACAGCCATTGAAAAGATCCAGGAGATCCTTCGATTCCATATAAAGCAAATGCTGGACAATTATGAAGAGGTATATGTAAGCGACCGGGAATGGAAACACCTTACCGATCCTTATTTATCCAATATGCAAAGCCAGCGCAGAGCCTACCGGCAACGCATTGCTTCGGTTATTGAAGAAGGGATCCGCAAAGGAGAAATAAAACCTATTGATGCACCCACCGCAGTGTTGATTATGCTGCATGCCGTAAGTGGTATTGAAAGCTGGCACCGCAGTAAGAAGAAAATTGCCGGCGAAGTACTGGAAGATAATATGGTGCAGATCCTGGTTGATGGTCTTCGTAAACAAGCATAG
- a CDS encoding PfkB family carbohydrate kinase produces MSLIVVGTMAFDAIETPFAKTDLIVGGSATYVAYAASNFVQPIQQISIVGFDFPKDEMQELERRGVTLEGVKVVPDKKSFFWSGRYHMDMNSRDTLITDLNVLLDFDPKVPESYQSAEFLMLGNLDPKIQMSVIKQMKTRPKLIVMDTMNFWMEAAMPELEAVLKEVDVLMLNDSEARQLSAQFSLVKAAKEILKMGPKYLIIKKGEHGALLFHGDQVFFAPALPLEDVFDPTGAGDTFAGGFIGHIARTKDISFDNMKTGIIVGSAMASFCVEKFGPQRLKEINRADIDNRIQQFVELVNFDIELV; encoded by the coding sequence ATGTCTTTGATCGTTGTGGGCACCATGGCCTTTGATGCAATAGAAACGCCTTTTGCCAAAACTGACCTGATTGTGGGCGGATCCGCCACTTATGTAGCTTATGCCGCCAGTAACTTTGTTCAGCCTATTCAGCAGATCTCTATCGTGGGATTCGATTTCCCCAAAGATGAAATGCAGGAGCTGGAAAGAAGAGGGGTTACACTGGAAGGCGTTAAAGTAGTGCCCGACAAAAAATCATTCTTCTGGAGTGGCCGGTACCATATGGACATGAACAGCCGCGATACACTGATCACGGATCTGAATGTATTGCTGGACTTTGATCCTAAAGTACCGGAATCTTACCAAAGCGCAGAGTTCCTGATGCTGGGTAACCTCGATCCCAAGATCCAGATGAGCGTGATCAAACAAATGAAGACCCGTCCCAAGTTGATTGTGATGGATACCATGAACTTCTGGATGGAAGCCGCTATGCCTGAGCTGGAAGCCGTGCTGAAAGAAGTAGACGTGCTGATGCTGAATGACAGTGAAGCCCGCCAGTTAAGCGCCCAGTTCTCGCTGGTAAAAGCAGCCAAGGAAATTCTGAAAATGGGACCTAAATACCTGATCATTAAGAAAGGGGAACATGGCGCCCTGTTATTCCATGGTGACCAGGTGTTTTTTGCACCGGCCTTACCGCTTGAAGATGTATTTGACCCAACAGGCGCCGGCGATACTTTTGCCGGTGGATTTATCGGTCATATTGCCCGCACTAAAGACATCTCCTTCGATAATATGAAAACTGGTATTATTGTAGGATCGGCTATGGCTTCTTTCTGCGTAGAGAAATTTGGTCCTCAACGCCTGAAAGAGATCAACCGCGCCGACATCGATAACCGCATTCAACAATTCGTTGAGCTGGTGAATTTTGATATTGAACTTGTTTGA
- a CDS encoding lamin tail domain-containing protein: MILSVFQRCLTALTFLLCAAGSIAQLPNRFEVVIDELLPDPTPPVQLPNAEFIELRNVSSTAFNLRNWKLSDGSTTATISSSFILKPDSFVIICPTSAVTSFAPYGATIGVSNFPSLNNDADVIALYATDGRLVHAVGYNTSWYQNAVKSDGGWSLEMIDSRNPCAGINNWKASTSIQGGTPGKKNAVDDNNKDDQPPALARTTTIDSLTISAMFEEPIDSASAASPGNYTINNGIAHPASASVIMPLCTEVVLKLPAPLNNQLVYELTVNNVKDCAGNAINQLNTAKTGLPVIADSMAVVINEILFNPPPDGFDYVEIYNRSNRVIDLKQLYLATRNGTHQLTGISPVCATSWLLFPGEYRVLTENKLWLQQQYLIKDPSLIIEVPDLPSMPDDKGTVVLVNMQGAIVDELQYDHSWHFGLINDEEGIALERINYNQPTQDKSNWSSAASTVGFGTPGYPNSQLMGDAQVQGQVAISPAVFSPDNDGFNDFALIEYQLAEPGFVANIRIFDTNGRIVRHLAQNATLTTKGRFRWDGLDDRLNKLPMGTYIILTELFNGQGRKKKFKQTVTLARRP, from the coding sequence ATGATACTATCTGTATTCCAACGCTGTTTAACTGCTTTGACCTTTCTGCTATGTGCAGCAGGCTCTATTGCACAATTGCCCAATCGTTTCGAGGTGGTAATTGATGAATTACTGCCCGATCCCACGCCACCGGTTCAATTACCCAACGCGGAATTTATTGAACTGAGAAACGTTTCTTCCACCGCATTTAATCTTCGTAACTGGAAATTGAGCGATGGAAGTACTACTGCTACCATATCTAGCAGCTTTATTTTAAAGCCGGACAGCTTTGTTATTATTTGTCCCACCAGTGCAGTAACCAGTTTTGCACCCTATGGTGCCACTATTGGTGTAAGCAATTTCCCTTCTCTTAATAATGATGCTGATGTTATTGCCCTGTATGCTACCGATGGCAGACTTGTACATGCCGTTGGTTACAACACCAGCTGGTACCAGAATGCCGTTAAAAGCGATGGTGGCTGGTCGCTGGAGATGATAGATTCCAGGAATCCCTGTGCAGGCATCAATAACTGGAAAGCCAGCACCAGTATCCAGGGTGGTACACCTGGTAAAAAGAATGCAGTAGATGATAATAACAAGGACGACCAGCCACCTGCCCTGGCAAGGACCACCACAATTGACAGCCTTACCATCTCGGCAATGTTTGAAGAACCAATAGATAGTGCATCGGCAGCATCTCCCGGAAACTACACCATTAATAACGGCATTGCGCATCCTGCATCTGCCAGTGTGATTATGCCATTGTGCACCGAAGTTGTGTTAAAGCTGCCAGCGCCACTGAATAACCAGCTGGTTTATGAATTAACCGTTAACAATGTTAAAGATTGCGCTGGTAATGCTATCAATCAACTGAACACCGCCAAAACAGGTTTACCGGTTATTGCCGATAGCATGGCGGTAGTGATTAATGAGATCCTTTTCAACCCGCCACCTGATGGCTTCGATTATGTAGAAATTTATAACCGCAGTAACCGGGTCATCGATCTGAAACAATTATACCTGGCCACCCGCAATGGCACACATCAGTTAACAGGTATTTCACCGGTATGTGCAACTTCCTGGTTGTTATTCCCTGGCGAATACCGGGTGCTCACTGAAAACAAGCTGTGGCTGCAACAGCAATACCTTATTAAAGATCCTTCTTTAATTATAGAGGTGCCTGATCTTCCCTCTATGCCCGATGATAAAGGCACCGTTGTATTGGTAAATATGCAAGGCGCCATTGTTGATGAGCTGCAATATGATCACAGCTGGCACTTTGGACTGATCAATGATGAAGAAGGCATTGCGCTGGAGCGAATCAATTACAACCAGCCAACGCAGGATAAATCGAACTGGTCGTCAGCCGCTTCCACGGTGGGTTTTGGCACGCCGGGTTATCCCAACTCCCAGCTCATGGGCGATGCCCAGGTACAGGGACAGGTGGCTATAAGCCCCGCTGTTTTTTCTCCTGATAACGATGGGTTCAATGATTTTGCATTGATCGAATATCAATTGGCTGAACCCGGGTTTGTAGCCAACATCCGCATCTTTGATACCAATGGCCGAATAGTTCGGCACCTGGCTCAAAACGCTACATTAACCACCAAAGGCCGCTTTCGCTGGGATGGGTTAGACGACAGATTGAATAAGCTGCCAATGGGTACCTATATAATATTAACGGAACTGTTTAACGGGCAGGGCAGGAAAAAGAAATTCAAACAAACTGTTACACTGGCGAGGAGGCCTTAA
- the ligA gene encoding NAD-dependent DNA ligase LigA: MYSPDQTKALQKLTTGLMEKNSQGHITDKDIETLRDVLRFHEHRYYILNDPLIADFEYDQLYKALEKLEKENPSLRTPDSPTQRVAKELTKEFPTVSHLVPMLSLDNSYNADDLIDFDRRARELAKVDVLEYCVEPKFDGASISLIFENDMLTRGATRGNGVQGDDITTNIKQIRSIPLSAAISKYGLEQIEIRGEVLMSKQNFKKYNDALAEQNLPPLANPRNAAAGTLRIKDPKEVSKRNLEAFLYQISHYTQLPGKEVDPIVNSHSGCLTMLWELGFRSPVKEKKVLKGIDAVVAYCHEFEQQRDDLPYEIDGMVIKVNDIHQQELLGMTTHHPRWAIAYKFKARQATSKLRAVEFQVGRTGSVTPVAKIDPVPIGGVTVGSISLFNEEVIKDKDLMIGDTVLVERAGDVIPYIVKSLPELRNGTEQKIVFPTHCPVCGDKLEKPEEEAVWRCSNINCEAQVVERIIHFTAKDAMDIRGLGEANIRKFFSLGFLKDVPGIYELPFDKIGTLEGFGKKSITNLQTAIETSKAQPLHRLIFGLGIRYVGETTAKTLAHAVKHLLDLKDYTLEELQNLEDVGPKVAGSVHQFFQNLDNIATLQKLEQLGLRLKNDKKDLVTGGNLSGQTFLFTGTLPTLKRSDAEAMVESNGGKLLSSVSANLTYLVAGEEAGSKLEKAKKITSIKIITEAEFLSLIHH, encoded by the coding sequence ATGTATTCTCCCGACCAAACAAAAGCTTTGCAGAAGCTGACTACCGGTTTAATGGAAAAGAACTCGCAAGGTCATATAACCGACAAGGACATTGAGACCCTGCGGGATGTATTGCGTTTTCATGAACATCGGTATTATATCCTGAATGATCCGTTGATTGCCGACTTTGAATACGACCAACTATATAAGGCACTCGAAAAGTTGGAAAAGGAGAACCCTTCTTTACGCACCCCCGATTCGCCAACCCAGCGGGTAGCCAAAGAGCTTACCAAAGAATTTCCAACGGTATCGCACCTGGTACCTATGTTATCGCTCGATAATTCCTATAATGCCGATGATCTTATTGACTTCGATCGCCGGGCAAGGGAACTGGCCAAAGTAGATGTGCTGGAGTATTGTGTTGAACCCAAGTTCGACGGGGCCAGTATTTCCCTCATCTTTGAAAACGACATGCTGACGCGTGGTGCCACCCGGGGTAACGGCGTACAGGGCGATGATATTACTACCAATATAAAACAGATCAGGTCTATTCCTTTATCGGCAGCCATCTCAAAGTATGGTCTTGAACAGATAGAGATCAGGGGAGAAGTGTTAATGAGCAAGCAAAACTTCAAGAAGTATAACGATGCGCTGGCCGAACAAAACCTGCCGCCACTGGCCAACCCACGCAATGCAGCAGCCGGCACTTTGCGCATAAAAGACCCAAAGGAAGTGAGTAAGCGAAACCTGGAAGCCTTTTTATACCAGATCAGCCATTATACCCAGTTACCCGGCAAAGAAGTGGACCCTATCGTGAACAGCCACAGCGGTTGTTTGACTATGTTATGGGAGCTTGGCTTCCGCAGCCCCGTAAAGGAAAAGAAAGTGCTGAAGGGCATAGACGCTGTTGTTGCCTATTGTCATGAATTTGAACAACAACGCGACGATCTGCCTTATGAGATAGACGGTATGGTGATAAAAGTGAACGATATACATCAGCAGGAGCTGCTGGGCATGACCACCCATCATCCCCGTTGGGCCATTGCTTATAAATTCAAGGCACGGCAGGCTACCAGTAAGTTAAGGGCAGTTGAATTCCAGGTTGGCCGAACCGGTTCGGTTACACCTGTTGCCAAGATCGATCCTGTACCTATTGGTGGGGTTACAGTGGGTTCTATATCATTATTTAACGAAGAGGTGATCAAAGACAAGGACCTGATGATAGGCGACACTGTGCTGGTTGAACGGGCTGGTGATGTTATCCCCTATATTGTGAAATCTCTCCCCGAACTTAGGAATGGTACAGAACAAAAGATCGTTTTTCCTACCCATTGCCCGGTATGTGGCGATAAGCTTGAAAAGCCCGAAGAAGAGGCTGTTTGGCGTTGCAGCAACATCAACTGTGAAGCCCAGGTGGTGGAACGCATCATTCACTTTACCGCCAAGGACGCTATGGACATCAGGGGACTTGGCGAAGCAAACATTCGTAAGTTCTTCTCGTTGGGTTTTCTTAAAGATGTACCAGGCATATACGAGCTGCCATTTGATAAGATAGGGACGTTAGAAGGGTTTGGCAAGAAAAGTATTACCAACCTGCAAACTGCCATCGAAACATCCAAAGCCCAGCCCTTACACCGGCTTATCTTTGGCCTGGGTATCCGTTATGTAGGAGAAACAACCGCAAAAACGCTTGCCCATGCAGTTAAGCATTTGTTGGACTTAAAGGATTATACCCTCGAAGAACTTCAGAACCTTGAGGATGTAGGGCCCAAAGTGGCTGGCAGCGTACATCAGTTTTTCCAAAATCTGGACAACATAGCAACCCTGCAAAAGCTTGAACAGCTGGGCCTGAGGCTGAAAAATGACAAAAAGGACCTGGTAACAGGAGGCAACCTGAGCGGTCAAACGTTTTTATTTACGGGCACCTTGCCCACGCTCAAGCGAAGTGATGCCGAAGCCATGGTTGAATCTAACGGAGGCAAGCTCCTGAGCAGTGTTAGCGCCAATTTAACCTATCTGGTAGCGGGAGAAGAGGCGGGAAGTAAGCTCGAAAAAGCCAAAAAGATAACCTCAATCAAGATTATAACCGAAGCCGAATTCCTGTCCCTTATACATCATTGA
- a CDS encoding NUMOD4 domain-containing protein — protein MIKKLPNEVWKPLQFPGWKHLRKKYALSSMGRIASYTEDVVEDGKLLQGSLTTGYRTLNLHRPGNNGTLYIHREIARLFLKKASLKNKYVIHINHNKLDNAVKNLKWATLEEMIEHQQHSPAKIAYKKVQANRTEGLKLNAKQVQGIKKILADKNRKITIKKLAEKFGVSEMTMYRIKSGENWGRIK, from the coding sequence ATGATAAAAAAACTCCCCAACGAGGTGTGGAAACCACTACAGTTTCCAGGCTGGAAACACCTCCGTAAAAAGTATGCGTTATCCTCCATGGGACGCATAGCCAGCTACACAGAAGACGTTGTTGAAGACGGCAAGCTCCTTCAGGGTTCTTTGACTACCGGTTACAGAACTCTGAACCTCCATCGTCCAGGCAACAACGGTACGCTGTACATTCACCGTGAGATTGCCCGATTATTTCTGAAAAAAGCTTCACTTAAAAACAAGTATGTGATTCACATCAATCACAATAAGCTTGACAACGCAGTGAAGAACCTGAAATGGGCTACACTTGAAGAAATGATTGAACATCAGCAACACAGCCCCGCAAAAATTGCCTACAAAAAAGTGCAGGCAAACAGAACCGAAGGCTTGAAGCTGAATGCGAAACAGGTTCAAGGCATTAAAAAGATCCTCGCAGACAAGAACCGGAAGATCACCATTAAAAAATTAGCGGAAAAATTTGGCGTCTCTGAGATGACCATGTACCGCATTAAAAGTGGTGAAAACTGGGGCCGGATCAAATAA
- the paaE gene encoding 1,2-phenylacetyl-CoA epoxidase subunit PaaE, which produces MATHFHQLTIADIRKETPDCVSIAFEVPDDLKNEYLFKHGQNLTLRTVINNEEVRRSYSICSCPAENELRVAIKKAPYGKFSSWANNMLKKGDVVEVMPPTGTFYTELNPAHKKKYLAVAAGSGITPVISIIKTTLLTEPNSSFTLVYGNQHRNSIIFKEQLEALKNKYINRLAIHYLLSREQTEAVIYSGRITEEKLSLLSEKLIDVQGMDDIFICGPEQMIFTAKGWLEQQGIDKKKIHFELFTTPGEKTEGRKQRAEGRNEESATDKSKVTVKLDGIAFDFDLPYDGETVLEAALQQGADLPFSCKGGVCSTCKAKLLEGKVDMDTNYALEQEEVAAGYILTCQSHPRSERIVIDFDVK; this is translated from the coding sequence TTGGCTACTCATTTTCATCAATTGACGATTGCTGATATCAGAAAAGAAACGCCCGATTGTGTATCTATCGCATTTGAGGTGCCTGATGATCTAAAAAACGAGTACCTGTTCAAACATGGCCAAAACCTCACTTTACGTACTGTAATTAATAATGAAGAAGTTCGCCGTTCTTATTCTATTTGTAGTTGTCCGGCCGAAAATGAATTACGCGTAGCCATTAAAAAAGCCCCTTATGGTAAATTCTCCAGCTGGGCCAATAATATGCTCAAAAAGGGCGATGTAGTGGAAGTGATGCCGCCCACCGGCACGTTTTATACCGAACTCAATCCTGCTCATAAAAAGAAATACCTCGCTGTTGCCGCAGGCAGCGGTATTACCCCGGTGATCTCCATCATAAAAACCACCCTGTTAACCGAGCCCAACAGCTCGTTTACCCTGGTATATGGCAATCAGCACCGGAACAGCATTATTTTTAAAGAACAGCTCGAGGCTTTAAAGAATAAATACATCAACCGGCTGGCCATTCATTATTTGCTGAGCCGCGAACAAACCGAAGCGGTTATTTATTCAGGCCGCATTACCGAAGAGAAATTATCCCTGCTGAGCGAAAAGCTTATCGATGTACAAGGTATGGATGACATCTTTATTTGCGGTCCCGAACAAATGATCTTTACAGCTAAGGGCTGGCTGGAGCAACAGGGTATTGATAAAAAGAAGATCCACTTTGAACTGTTCACCACACCCGGGGAGAAAACCGAAGGCAGAAAGCAGCGGGCAGAAGGCAGAAATGAAGAAAGCGCTACTGACAAAAGTAAGGTTACAGTAAAGCTGGATGGCATTGCATTTGATTTCGATCTCCCATACGACGGTGAAACCGTACTGGAAGCTGCTCTGCAACAGGGTGCCGATCTTCCCTTCTCCTGTAAAGGCGGCGTTTGCAGTACCTGCAAAGCCAAATTACTGGAAGGCAAGGTTGATATGGACACCAACTACGCCCTGGAACAGGAAGAAGTAGCCGCCGGTTATATTCTTACCTGCCAAAGCCATCCCCGCAGTGAAAGGATCGTTATTGATTTCGATGTTAAATAA
- a CDS encoding DUF2461 domain-containing protein translates to MLQSSTLKFLKDLSKNNNKPWFDAHRKQYEDAKKDFETFIQVVIDKHGLKDDTIREQEAKKCMFRINRDVRFSKDKSPYKNNMGASINRGGRKSIFAGYYFHLEPGQSFVGGGIWMPMPSEMKKVRQEIDYCYDEFKKVVQSKKFTTIYGNLYKEEGIGLSRVPQGFEKDNPAAEYLKLKSWIAMQSVKDAELTVKDLVKKTLVAFETLQPMVQFINRALDNVE, encoded by the coding sequence ATGCTACAATCCTCCACATTAAAGTTTCTTAAAGACCTCTCCAAGAACAATAACAAGCCCTGGTTCGATGCACACCGGAAACAATACGAAGACGCCAAAAAAGACTTTGAAACGTTTATCCAGGTTGTTATCGACAAACATGGGTTAAAAGACGATACCATCCGCGAACAGGAAGCTAAAAAATGCATGTTCCGCATTAACCGCGACGTACGCTTCTCAAAGGACAAATCGCCTTACAAGAATAATATGGGCGCCAGCATCAACCGCGGCGGCCGTAAATCCATCTTTGCCGGTTATTATTTTCACCTTGAACCGGGCCAAAGCTTTGTAGGCGGCGGCATCTGGATGCCCATGCCATCGGAAATGAAGAAGGTTCGGCAGGAAATTGACTATTGTTACGATGAGTTTAAGAAGGTCGTGCAATCAAAGAAGTTCACCACCATATATGGCAACTTGTATAAAGAGGAAGGCATCGGGTTAAGCCGCGTACCCCAGGGGTTTGAAAAAGACAATCCTGCTGCTGAATATTTAAAACTCAAAAGCTGGATCGCCATGCAATCGGTGAAAGATGCAGAGCTCACCGTTAAAGACCTTGTAAAAAAAACACTCGTGGCTTTTGAAACGCTGCAGCCGATGGTCCAGTTTATCAATCGCGCCCTGGACAATGTCGAATAA
- a CDS encoding NUDIX hydrolase yields MGTALQRTIHQLRSEDREFFQIAISVDCVIFGFDKNELKVLLIKSDLEEFNNQWSLLGDLVSPDENLDTASYRVLKHRTGLDDVYLEQVYTFGEVSRHPAGRVISTAYYSLINIKDHQPMLTDNELHWHPVNEINNLAFDHKTILDTCLERLQSKIEEHPIVFNLLPEKFSLRELQNLYEAILGVKMDRRNFRKKFFLMNWLEDMNELEQDVPHRPGKLYRFNASRFSNGKKTQTPVPVL; encoded by the coding sequence ATGGGAACAGCATTACAAAGAACCATTCATCAATTACGCTCTGAAGACCGTGAGTTTTTTCAGATCGCTATCTCCGTTGACTGTGTAATATTTGGTTTCGATAAGAACGAACTGAAAGTATTACTCATTAAATCAGACCTGGAAGAGTTTAATAACCAGTGGTCATTATTGGGCGACCTGGTAAGCCCCGATGAAAACCTCGACACCGCCTCTTACCGCGTACTGAAACATCGTACTGGTCTCGATGATGTGTATCTTGAACAGGTTTATACTTTTGGTGAGGTAAGCCGGCACCCAGCCGGGCGTGTTATCAGCACCGCCTATTACTCGCTCATTAACATCAAGGACCACCAGCCCATGCTCACAGACAATGAGTTACATTGGCATCCGGTAAACGAGATCAATAACCTGGCATTTGACCACAAGACTATCCTCGACACCTGTTTGGAAAGGCTGCAGTCAAAAATTGAAGAACATCCCATTGTTTTCAATTTGTTACCTGAAAAGTTCTCCCTCCGCGAATTACAAAATCTGTATGAAGCCATCCTTGGCGTAAAAATGGACCGCCGTAATTTCAGAAAGAAGTTCTTCTTGATGAACTGGTTGGAGGATATGAACGAGCTGGAACAGGATGTTCCGCACCGGCCGGGCAAACTCTATCGTTTTAATGCATCCCGCTTCTCTAACGGTAAGAAAACCCAGACTCCTGTGCCTGTATTATAG